One segment of Fusarium falciforme chromosome 13, complete sequence DNA contains the following:
- a CDS encoding Cyclin-like protein — protein MAALADIDTSVIEFFDELHLDSLAHRIAYINSKYGRGRMETADEYRRQEPEESIYGFREYWEDIEKNLQGVQADTLPVLELMDLQHEIGGLFRIFLVDFLVRIHDGLRLLPETLPLAVNILDRYCSKRQVPRHHYRLAGCVSLLIAAKFCENPTDVPSVEALSHICCFDYGVRLFPQMERYILEALSWSVHHPTVYAFIQTGAAKAERDELRGVQEHDKVVATARLKYAAVKHMAEYLSDILLYRRVFSAQTPSELARFLFAVSLTILRHSEAYLDDITVLRFLGQIGRPSTTLRAKYSQPCLSRVSQILADFGLDK, from the exons ATGGCTGCCCTTGCTGATATCGACACTTCTGTCATCGAGTTTTTTGATGAACTTCACCTAGACTCTTTGGCTCATAGAATCGCCTATATCAACAGTAAATACGGCCGTGGGAGAATGGAAACCGCGGATGAGTACCGCCGTCAAGAACCAGAGGAGAGCATATATGGCTTCCGAGAATACTGGGAGGATATAGAAAAGAATCTTCAAGGAGTTCAG GCGGACACACTTCCGGTGCTTGAGCTCATGGACCTTCAACATGAGATTGGGGGGTTGTTCAGGATCTTCCTTGTGGACTTCTTGGTTCGCATTCATGACGGATTGAGGCTTCTGCCGGAGACCCTCCCACTTGCAGTGAACATTTTGGACCGATACTGCTCGAAAAGACAAGTTCCACGACACCACTACAGGCTTGCTGGATGCGTCTCGCTGCTCATCGCGGCAAAATTCTGCGAAAATCCAACAGATGTGCCATCAGTTGAGGCATTGAGTCACATTTGCTGCTTCGACTACGGTGTCCGGCTATTTCCTCAAATGGAACGGTACATCCTAGAGGCTCTCAGTTGGTCGGTTCATCACCCAACTGTCTATGCATTTATTCAGACGGGAGCAGCAAAGGCGGAAAGGGACGAGCTAAGGGGAGTTCAGGAACACGACAAGGTGGTGGCGACGGCGCGGTTGAAATATGCAGCAGTCAAGCATATGGCCGAGTACCTCTCTGATATCCTTCTCTATCGACGAGTATTTTCTGCTCAAACCCCGTCAGAGCTTGCGCGATTCTTGTTTGCGGTATCCTTGACGATCTTGCGCCACTCAGAGGCCTACCTGGACGACATAACGGTGCTTCGGTTCTTGGGTCAAATAGGACGGCCTTCGACTACTTTAAGGGCTAAGTACTCCCAACCATGCTTGTCCAGGGTGTCTCAGATACTAGCAGATTTTGGTTTGGACAAATAG